The proteins below come from a single Nitrospiraceae bacterium genomic window:
- a CDS encoding dihydroorotate oxidase, translating into MDLSTVIAGVSFPFGVMNASGALCVTPEELEALGMSQAGAIVTKSMTPRAREGNPQPRYVAFDGGSINSMGLPNLGFPVYAKLIPELKRFGKPVIASLAGLHPDDFLEGAKALEIARPDLVEVNLSCPNIPGKPQIGYDFEETERLLTEIRALLTVPFGVKLPPYFDPIHHQKIAEVLQRSGVAFVTVINSVGNTLVVDPDREMVVIKPKGGFGGLGGRIIKPVALANVRAFWKIWGDQIPIIGTGGVEHGIDVFEHVLCGASAVQIGTVLVEEGCEVFARLQGEIADCLMQKGYPSLMACRGKLREME; encoded by the coding sequence ATGGATCTTTCAACAGTCATTGCCGGTGTGTCGTTTCCCTTTGGCGTGATGAACGCGTCAGGAGCCTTGTGCGTGACGCCGGAAGAACTGGAGGCGTTGGGCATGTCCCAGGCCGGTGCGATTGTGACCAAATCGATGACGCCGCGAGCCCGTGAGGGGAATCCTCAACCGAGGTATGTGGCCTTCGACGGCGGCTCGATCAATTCGATGGGCCTTCCCAATTTAGGATTTCCCGTCTACGCGAAACTCATTCCAGAGTTGAAGCGGTTTGGGAAACCCGTCATCGCCAGTCTGGCCGGCCTTCATCCCGATGATTTCCTGGAAGGCGCCAAGGCCCTAGAGATCGCTCGACCGGATTTGGTGGAAGTGAATTTGTCGTGTCCCAATATTCCCGGTAAGCCACAGATCGGCTATGACTTTGAGGAAACGGAACGGTTGTTAACAGAAATTCGTGCGTTGCTGACAGTGCCGTTCGGAGTGAAACTCCCGCCCTACTTTGATCCGATCCATCATCAGAAAATTGCTGAGGTGCTTCAGCGAAGCGGGGTCGCGTTTGTTACGGTCATCAATTCAGTGGGCAATACCCTGGTCGTTGATCCGGACCGGGAAATGGTGGTGATAAAGCCCAAAGGCGGATTTGGCGGATTGGGGGGTCGGATAATCAAGCCTGTGGCCCTGGCCAATGTTCGCGCATTTTGGAAGATCTGGGGCGATCAGATTCCTATTATTGGCACAGGTGGGGTGGAACACGGGATTGATGTGTTCGAGCATGTGTTGTGTGGCGCCTCGGCGGTTCAGATCGGCACAGTGCTGGTTGAGGAAGGTTGCGAGGTGTTTGCAAGGCTCCAAGGGGAGATTGCCGATTGTCTGATGCAAAAAGGTTATCCGTCATTGATGGCGTGTCGAGGGAAATTACGGGAGATGGAGTGA
- a CDS encoding ComF family protein, with protein MAPPFTTTRLLRRLLHIIFPTACAGCQNPLQDDPVPFFCRRCWDRLKPIPGPVCPRCGRPFASPIALLHSPTHQCGACRARPMALTQIWSLFPYQPPLKEAITLFKYRGKLSLTQPLAQAMVEALPALPTLDAIIPVPLHPQRLREREYNQSLLLANRMSHHLGIPLFLACLLRIRPTVPQTSLSRKERLTNLRRAFSVPKPARIKGKRILLVDDVLTTGTTLQECAKTLRRAGSGPVYGLTLARMV; from the coding sequence ATGGCTCCACCATTTACCACGACACGTCTACTCCGAAGGCTCCTGCATATCATTTTTCCCACCGCCTGTGCCGGCTGTCAGAATCCCTTGCAGGACGATCCCGTTCCGTTTTTTTGCCGCCGGTGTTGGGATAGGCTGAAACCCATTCCAGGCCCGGTTTGTCCACGATGTGGACGCCCCTTTGCCTCTCCCATTGCCCTATTACATAGTCCCACTCATCAGTGCGGAGCCTGCCGCGCACGACCAATGGCTCTTACGCAAATCTGGAGCCTCTTTCCCTACCAACCCCCACTAAAAGAAGCCATTACCCTCTTCAAATACCGGGGAAAACTGTCTCTGACTCAACCACTCGCCCAAGCCATGGTTGAAGCCTTGCCCGCTTTACCAACCCTAGATGCCATCATTCCAGTCCCCCTTCATCCGCAACGCTTACGAGAACGTGAATACAATCAATCCCTGCTGCTCGCAAACCGAATGAGTCACCACCTGGGGATTCCTCTTTTCCTGGCGTGTTTACTCCGGATTCGTCCCACAGTCCCTCAAACCTCATTATCAAGGAAGGAACGACTCACGAATCTGCGTCGGGCTTTTTCTGTCCCCAAGCCGGCCCGTATCAAGGGCAAACGAATCTTATTGGTGGACGATGTCTTAACCACTGGCACAACCCTGCAGGAATGCGCCAAAACGCTTCGGCGTGCCGGCTCAGGCCCGGTGTATGGGCTGACACTTGCCAGAATGGTGTAA
- a CDS encoding ABC transporter ATP-binding protein — translation MIQFQHVYKEYQRGSTSVVALRDVCVDIQQGEFCALMGPSGSGKSTLLHLVAGLDWMTSGDILLDGRSCLGFGDQEWTRWRREEVGIVFQAFHLIPGLTIEENVALPLRLRGEETGTIRTRTADMLERVGMSHRLGHRSHELSGGEQQRVALARAFGHRPRLIVADEPTGNLDGETGEKIVSLLRQCAKEFGQTVLLATHSLRAAQAADRIVSIRDGQLE, via the coding sequence GTGATTCAGTTTCAACATGTCTATAAGGAATATCAGCGCGGATCCACCTCGGTGGTGGCGTTGCGGGATGTCTGTGTGGACATTCAGCAGGGAGAATTTTGTGCGCTCATGGGGCCCAGCGGGAGTGGAAAAAGCACGCTATTGCATTTGGTGGCCGGGCTGGACTGGATGACGTCCGGAGATATCCTGCTGGATGGGCGTTCCTGTCTGGGGTTTGGTGATCAGGAATGGACCCGATGGCGTCGGGAGGAGGTGGGGATCGTGTTTCAAGCTTTCCATCTGATCCCGGGATTGACGATCGAAGAAAATGTAGCCCTTCCCTTGCGTTTACGAGGTGAGGAAACCGGAACAATCCGAACACGAACCGCTGACATGCTGGAGCGGGTAGGGATGAGTCATCGGCTGGGTCACCGGTCGCATGAATTATCCGGAGGAGAGCAGCAGCGGGTCGCGCTTGCCAGGGCCTTTGGGCATCGCCCTCGACTGATTGTGGCTGATGAACCCACCGGCAATTTGGATGGTGAAACCGGAGAAAAAATTGTGTCCTTGCTGCGTCAATGTGCGAAGGAATTTGGCCAGACGGTGCTCTTGGCCACCCATTCATTACGTGCCGCTCAGGCAGCGGATCGGATCGTCTCGATTCGAGATGGACAATTGGAGTAA